A region of Malaciobacter marinus DNA encodes the following proteins:
- a CDS encoding response regulator transcription factor → MRLLLLEDDLEYKLSIKDYLESLGYEIDDFDDGEDALSAIYENKYHLLILDIRVPNINGYEVVKNIRENGDNTPVIYITSLTDINNLSLGYELGCNDYIKKPFSPKELKYRVEQLLKLFYTNENSDKIKLKLEFTYDILKKQLFQNSELIQLTKKESEVVFCLITNKNQFVSIDKLRSEVWDDRYICEADIRVCIKKIRDKTSKDFIINQRGIGYKIDREE, encoded by the coding sequence ATGAGACTTTTATTACTTGAAGATGACTTAGAATACAAACTTAGCATAAAAGACTATTTGGAATCTTTAGGATATGAAATTGATGATTTTGATGATGGAGAAGATGCCTTAAGTGCAATATATGAAAACAAATATCATTTGTTAATTTTAGATATTAGAGTTCCAAATATAAATGGCTATGAAGTAGTAAAAAACATAAGAGAAAATGGTGATAATACACCTGTTATCTATATTACCTCGCTTACTGATATAAATAATCTAAGTTTAGGATATGAGCTTGGTTGCAATGATTATATTAAAAAACCTTTTTCACCTAAAGAGTTAAAATATAGAGTTGAACAACTTTTAAAACTTTTTTATACAAATGAAAACAGTGATAAAATAAAATTAAAATTAGAATTTACATATGATATTTTAAAAAAACAACTCTTTCAAAATTCAGAATTAATACAGTTAACAAAAAAAGAATCTGAAGTTGTTTTTTGTTTGATTACGAATAAAAATCAATTTGTAAGCATAGATAAACTAAGAAGTGAAGTTTGGGATGATAGATATATTTGTGAAGCAGATATTAGAGTTTGTATCAAGAAGATAAGAGATAAAACCTCAAAAGATTTTATAATAAATCAAAGGGGAATAGGATATAAAATTGATAGAGAAGAATAA
- a CDS encoding sensor histidine kinase, whose amino-acid sequence MIEKNKHFIFKISFFYTTIFFIFIAIPIYFYTNLELENYKNNQDRLLIEHAQKIQRAIYDFSSSKSNTFNFPKSFKFEATLISKEKENIYKTRNININKNSKLSIKIELAKNRLNAKYLKVEKQLSYEEIYLKILVLILCIGLFVFISIYLIIKASIEPYKKANEYLDAFFNDAMHELKTPLGVIQLNLEILDEKQANTKEINRSINAVKNLFLVYEDIEYLIKQKSVKYNKEEVDFSYILKQRIDQFESLSVTKNLKFILNIKDNINIYINRTHLQRIIDNTISNAIKYSYKDTNITITLKSDDKNNTIFSVHNFSNPIKDTKTVFNRYYKENHIKGGFGIGLNIVENICKLNNIKIKLSSTKEIGTSFTYTFLTNT is encoded by the coding sequence TTGATAGAGAAGAATAAACATTTTATATTTAAAATATCGTTTTTTTATACAACAATATTTTTTATATTTATTGCCATTCCTATATATTTTTATACAAACTTAGAGTTAGAAAATTACAAAAACAATCAAGATAGACTTCTAATAGAACATGCACAAAAAATACAAAGAGCAATATATGATTTTTCAAGTTCAAAAAGTAATACATTTAATTTTCCTAAATCTTTTAAATTTGAAGCGACATTAATCTCAAAAGAAAAAGAAAATATATATAAAACAAGAAATATAAATATTAATAAAAACTCTAAATTAAGTATAAAAATAGAATTAGCAAAAAATAGATTAAATGCAAAATATCTAAAAGTTGAAAAACAACTCTCTTATGAAGAAATATATTTAAAGATTTTAGTACTTATTTTATGTATTGGATTATTTGTATTCATATCTATATATTTAATTATAAAAGCAAGTATTGAGCCATATAAAAAAGCAAATGAATATTTAGACGCTTTTTTCAATGATGCCATGCATGAGTTAAAAACTCCTTTGGGTGTAATACAGTTAAACTTAGAGATATTGGATGAAAAACAAGCAAATACAAAAGAGATAAATCGCTCAATTAATGCTGTCAAAAATCTTTTTTTAGTTTATGAAGATATAGAATACTTAATTAAACAAAAAAGCGTAAAGTACAATAAAGAAGAAGTTGACTTTAGCTATATTTTGAAACAAAGAATTGATCAATTTGAAAGTTTAAGTGTTACAAAAAATTTAAAATTTATCTTAAATATAAAAGATAATATTAATATTTATATAAATAGAACTCATCTACAAAGAATCATAGATAATACAATCTCAAATGCAATAAAATACTCTTATAAAGATACAAATATAACAATAACTTTAAAAAGTGATGATAAAAATAATACCATTTTTAGTGTACATAACTTCTCAAATCCCATAAAAGATACTAAAACAGTTTTTAATAGATACTATAAAGAAAACCATATAAAGGGGGGCTTTGGTATAGGTTTGAATATTGTAGAAAATATTTGCAAATTAAATAATATTAAAATAAAACTAAGTTCAACAAAAGAAATTGGTACAAGTTTTACCTACACATTCTTAACTAATACTTAA
- a CDS encoding c-type cytochrome, with protein sequence MNKKKLVVTTALITLLSSFAYAAQEMAAPKTYPKGEIGKIVKLGEDIVNNTDTHPLTKDFVGNKLQCKSCHLKGADGKVGTGKGISSWIGTAATFPAWSKREKTVQTLQDRSNNCFMRSMNGKRPIIDTEASIAIAAYITWLSEGSKIKMNAKGPWSEHNTKLYPKAVKHFKKIQKNATHENYLAGKEIYKNQCASCHGVNGEGLATFPPLWGKDANGNWLSYNTGAGMSKLDKAAAWVKSNMPLGQGNSMSDQDVADVVLYMNAQERDSFDLKKRLLPKEEMGYYNSKVFEEKHTVESNFKALGLDLNKIKNGK encoded by the coding sequence ATGAATAAGAAAAAATTAGTTGTTACAACAGCATTAATTACTTTACTTTCATCATTTGCATATGCAGCACAAGAAATGGCTGCACCAAAGACTTATCCAAAAGGAGAAATTGGTAAAATTGTTAAATTAGGTGAAGATATTGTAAATAACACAGATACACATCCTTTAACAAAAGATTTTGTAGGAAATAAACTACAATGTAAAAGTTGTCACTTAAAAGGTGCAGATGGCAAAGTGGGTACAGGAAAAGGTATATCTAGTTGGATTGGTACAGCAGCAACATTCCCAGCATGGTCAAAAAGAGAAAAAACAGTTCAAACATTACAAGATAGATCAAATAACTGTTTTATGAGAAGTATGAATGGGAAAAGACCAATTATTGATACAGAAGCAAGTATTGCTATTGCTGCTTATATAACTTGGTTATCAGAAGGTAGTAAAATCAAAATGAATGCAAAAGGTCCTTGGAGTGAACATAATACTAAGTTATATCCAAAAGCTGTAAAACATTTCAAAAAAATACAAAAAAATGCCACACATGAAAATTATCTTGCAGGAAAAGAGATTTATAAAAATCAATGTGCATCATGTCATGGAGTAAATGGGGAAGGTCTTGCAACATTTCCACCATTATGGGGTAAAGATGCAAATGGAAATTGGTTAAGTTATAATACAGGTGCAGGAATGAGTAAACTAGATAAAGCAGCAGCATGGGTTAAATCAAATATGCCTTTAGGACAAGGAAATAGCATGAGTGATCAAGATGTAGCAGATGTTGTTTTATATATGAATGCACAAGAAAGAGACTCATTTGATCTTAAGAAAAGACTTCTACCAAAAGAAGAAATGGGCTATTATAACTCTAAAGTATTTGAAGAAAAACACACAGTTGAAAGCAATTTTAAAGCTTTAGGACTTGACTTAAATAAAATCAAAAATGGTAAATAG
- a CDS encoding YqiA/YcfP family alpha/beta fold hydrolase — translation MIIYIHGFGSSGHGGKATLFKEFFKNDIITPSLSYVPTLAIDTLEQLIKAFQLKGETINLIGSSLGGYYSIYLANKYNLKAVLINPAIFPYKILGKIGMAKNYFDETSFEVTLIHMQQLKQIEVKSIENEKNFLTLLQTGDEILDYKQAIKKLPNSYLEVYEGGNHSFCNIENYFFKIDSFFNK, via the coding sequence ATGATAATTTATATACATGGTTTTGGAAGTAGTGGACATGGAGGAAAAGCCACTTTATTTAAAGAGTTTTTTAAAAATGATATTATAACTCCTTCTTTATCTTATGTTCCTACTTTAGCAATTGATACTTTAGAACAATTAATAAAAGCTTTTCAATTAAAAGGTGAAACAATAAATCTTATTGGTTCATCTTTAGGTGGATATTACTCTATTTATTTAGCAAATAAGTATAACTTAAAAGCAGTATTAATAAATCCAGCAATCTTTCCATATAAAATATTAGGTAAAATTGGTATGGCAAAGAACTATTTTGATGAAACATCTTTTGAAGTAACTTTAATACATATGCAACAATTAAAACAAATAGAAGTTAAAAGTATAGAAAATGAAAAGAATTTTTTAACATTGCTTCAAACTGGTGATGAAATTTTAGATTATAAACAAGCTATTAAAAAACTTCCAAATAGCTATTTGGAAGTTTATGAAGGAGGGAATCACTCTTTTTGTAATATAGAAAACTATTTTTTTAAAATTGATTCTTTTTTTAATAAATAG
- a CDS encoding DMT family transporter, with product MKNTSTLQAHMYVLFATFLVAGSFLASQRLANVVNPLSLTFLRFIGAIIIMAPFILFRKSLRDGILKTLPRALVISLFYSLYFMGMFEALKLTTVLNTGTLYTLVPLMTAILALFIFKEKISFNKLLVYLIGLIGTLWVIFKGNLELLLSFSLNDGDYIFIIGSFCMCCYSISIKLLYRNDNPLVLVFCTLIGGAIWMALGMMIFQKPLNWELIEGNLIYHMLYLIIGTTIITLFLYQKSTVILGPTKVMSYIYLNPVAVAILLLIIDHKSIETIVIPGIIITSIATFLLQKNKRLKK from the coding sequence TTGAAAAATACTTCAACTTTACAAGCACATATGTATGTATTATTTGCTACTTTTTTAGTAGCAGGTTCATTTTTAGCTTCACAAAGACTAGCAAATGTTGTTAACCCTTTGTCTTTAACTTTTCTTAGATTTATTGGAGCTATAATTATAATGGCACCATTTATTTTATTTAGAAAATCATTAAGAGATGGTATCTTGAAAACTTTACCAAGAGCACTTGTTATTAGTCTTTTTTATTCTTTGTATTTTATGGGAATGTTTGAGGCTTTAAAATTAACAACTGTATTAAATACTGGAACTTTATATACACTTGTTCCTTTAATGACTGCAATTTTAGCACTGTTTATATTTAAAGAAAAAATTAGTTTTAATAAATTACTTGTATATCTTATTGGTTTAATTGGAACCTTATGGGTTATTTTTAAAGGAAATCTTGAATTACTTTTATCTTTTTCTTTAAATGATGGTGATTATATATTTATAATAGGTTCTTTTTGTATGTGTTGTTACTCAATTTCTATTAAACTTTTATATAGAAATGATAATCCTTTAGTTCTTGTATTTTGTACATTAATTGGTGGGGCAATTTGGATGGCACTTGGAATGATGATTTTTCAAAAGCCACTAAATTGGGAATTAATTGAAGGTAACTTGATTTATCATATGCTTTATTTAATAATTGGAACAACAATTATAACTTTGTTTTTATATCAAAAAAGTACTGTGATTTTAGGACCTACAAAAGTTATGTCATATATATATTTAAATCCTGTTGCTGTTGCTATTTTACTTTTAATTATTGATCATAAAAGTATTGAAACTATAGTTATCCCAGGTATTATAATTACTTCTATTGCAACATTTTTATTACAAAAAAACAAAAGGCTTAAAAAATGA
- a CDS encoding Crp/Fnr family transcriptional regulator, translating into MNKNNYFMQLHKALNSYSTISDETFNEFKKFCTLNVIKKGETLLYLGDKAKYIHFICKGLLRTYFLDENGALYNKNLFFENFFSASVVSLLTKQESYLGIESLEDSIVIDIDFELYKELINKNNELKDFYIAYIEKNWIIEKENIEISLVIDDAKKRYLNFINKHPNIESRVAQHHIASHIGISATQLSRIRKSINICK; encoded by the coding sequence TTGAATAAAAACAATTATTTTATGCAACTTCATAAAGCGCTTAATAGTTACTCCACTATTAGTGATGAAACCTTTAATGAATTTAAAAAGTTTTGCACATTAAATGTGATAAAAAAAGGTGAAACATTACTTTACTTAGGTGATAAAGCAAAATATATTCATTTTATATGTAAAGGTTTATTAAGAACTTATTTTTTAGATGAAAATGGTGCTTTATATAATAAAAATCTTTTTTTTGAAAACTTCTTTTCTGCATCTGTTGTATCCTTATTAACAAAACAAGAGTCTTACTTAGGTATTGAAAGTTTAGAAGATAGTATTGTTATTGATATTGATTTTGAATTGTATAAAGAATTGATAAATAAAAACAATGAATTAAAAGATTTTTATATTGCATATATTGAAAAAAATTGGATTATTGAAAAAGAAAATATCGAAATATCTTTAGTTATAGATGATGCAAAAAAAAGATATTTGAATTTTATTAATAAACACCCCAATATTGAAAGTAGGGTTGCACAACACCATATCGCTTCTCATATTGGTATATCAGCTACGCAATTAAGTAGAATTAGAAAAAGCATCAACATATGTAAATGA
- a CDS encoding methyl-accepting chemotaxis protein, producing the protein MFNSIKSKLLTLVVLPVFFAILITTIITVNLTYKNSEETVNDFESSVVNEKKELLKNQIMTIHTIVQGVINSSDTKKEAKEKVIELISKARFLDGSGYFFAYEKKQDGYYFGFHGAKPELNGTKTDLSKTDIKGFAFREALVENAKDDNHFVEYFYKKPNTNKLIKKMAFSKNIDKFNWTLVTGIYLDDVQEKVIKIEKRVDDNVSSLIITLISIIVVILIILVLIVSYISKVSLIQPLEVFEKGLLSFLSFLNKEKKSVELIEVTTKDEIGKMTKQINENIKKIKQTIEQDDIVLQDVSKVVSDVSSGILSNRVKATTSNAVINELTHDLNIMITNLETTIMHTIEVLKSYEQRDFTKVTNMSCEGHLCTLMSGVNNLGIEISKMLNINLHNGETLRESSDTLSSNMNRLSTSANEEAVSLEESAANLEEITQTMRENSKYTNELAKNSNTLKDEVSKGKELSRKTTNSMEDINNHVQAIIESITIIDQISFQTNILSLNAAVEAATAGEAGKGFAVVAAEVRNLANRSAQAASKIKELVESATISTTSGKEVVEQMYKGFESLNDNIIHTTKIVETVTTNSSEQMKGLEQINSAISQLDKTTQENALIATQTNEVVKTVEGMSKEIENEVKKNKFIQK; encoded by the coding sequence ATGTTTAATAGTATAAAAAGTAAATTGTTAACACTTGTAGTATTACCTGTATTTTTTGCAATACTGATTACTACAATTATTACAGTAAACTTAACATATAAAAATAGTGAGGAGACAGTTAATGATTTTGAAAGCTCTGTTGTAAATGAAAAAAAAGAGTTACTTAAAAATCAAATAATGACTATACATACAATAGTCCAAGGTGTCATAAATAGTAGTGATACAAAAAAAGAAGCAAAAGAAAAGGTTATAGAGCTTATATCAAAAGCAAGATTTCTAGATGGTAGTGGATATTTTTTTGCATATGAAAAAAAACAAGATGGATACTATTTTGGATTTCATGGTGCAAAGCCTGAACTAAACGGTACAAAAACTGATTTATCAAAGACTGATATTAAAGGTTTTGCCTTTAGAGAAGCATTAGTTGAAAATGCAAAAGATGATAATCATTTTGTTGAATATTTTTATAAGAAACCAAATACCAATAAACTTATAAAAAAGATGGCTTTTTCAAAAAATATAGATAAATTTAATTGGACTTTAGTTACTGGAATTTATCTTGATGATGTTCAAGAAAAAGTAATTAAAATTGAAAAAAGAGTTGATGATAATGTAAGTAGTTTGATTATTACGCTTATTTCAATTATTGTTGTTATATTAATAATTTTAGTTTTAATAGTTTCATATATTTCAAAGGTATCATTAATACAGCCTTTAGAAGTTTTTGAAAAAGGTTTACTTTCATTTTTATCTTTTTTAAATAAAGAGAAAAAAAGTGTTGAACTTATTGAAGTTACAACAAAAGATGAAATAGGGAAAATGACAAAACAAATAAATGAAAATATCAAAAAAATCAAGCAAACAATTGAACAAGATGATATCGTTTTACAAGATGTATCAAAAGTTGTTAGTGATGTAAGTTCAGGTATTTTATCAAATAGAGTTAAAGCAACAACATCAAATGCTGTTATAAATGAGCTAACACATGATTTAAATATAATGATTACTAATTTAGAAACTACAATTATGCATACAATTGAAGTGTTAAAATCATATGAACAAAGAGATTTCACAAAAGTTACTAATATGTCATGTGAGGGACACCTTTGTACTTTGATGAGTGGGGTTAATAATTTAGGTATTGAAATTTCAAAGATGTTAAATATAAACTTACACAATGGAGAGACATTACGTGAAAGTTCAGACACCTTATCTTCAAATATGAATAGATTATCAACAAGTGCAAATGAAGAAGCAGTTTCTCTAGAGGAAAGTGCTGCAAATCTTGAAGAAATAACACAAACTATGAGAGAAAATAGTAAATATACAAATGAACTTGCAAAAAATTCAAATACTTTAAAAGATGAAGTATCAAAAGGTAAAGAATTATCAAGAAAAACAACAAATTCAATGGAAGATATAAATAATCATGTTCAAGCAATTATTGAATCAATTACAATAATTGACCAAATATCTTTTCAAACAAATATTCTTTCTCTAAACGCAGCAGTAGAGGCAGCAACTGCAGGGGAAGCTGGAAAAGGTTTTGCAGTTGTAGCTGCTGAAGTTAGAAACTTAGCAAATAGAAGTGCTCAAGCTGCAAGTAAAATTAAAGAGCTAGTTGAAAGTGCAACAATTAGTACAACTAGTGGTAAAGAAGTTGTTGAGCAAATGTATAAAGGCTTTGAAAGTTTAAATGATAATATTATACATACAACAAAAATAGTTGAAACAGTAACAACTAATTCAAGTGAACAAATGAAAGGTTTAGAACAAATTAATAGTGCAATTTCCCAGTTAGACAAAACTACACAAGAGAATGCTTTGATTGCAACACAAACAAATGAAGTAGTAAAAACTGTTGAGGGTATGTCTAAAGAGATTGAAAATGAAGTTAAAAAGAATAAATTCATTCAAAAATAG
- the radA gene encoding DNA repair protein RadA produces MAKKKRSLFECQHCGEQATKWLGKCPNCGAWDSFIELNEEQQEVLKKTTKLVSTTSKAKSITQVKQDDITRFSSNNSEFDLVLGGGIVPGSLTLIGGSPGVGKSTLLLKVAGNIAQSNKKVLYVSGEESAGQIKLRANRLEANHDDLYLLSEIKLEEIMDELLRENYEVVIIDSIQTIYSAALTSAPGSVSQVREITFELMRKAKDTDIAMFIIGHITKDGAIAGPRVLEHMVDTVLYFEGDASKEIRMLRGFKNRFGSTSEIGIFEMTNEGLVSAKDIASKFFDKSKPQSGSALTVAMEGSRALILEVQALVTESTHPNPKRSATGFDANRLNMLLALLEKKIDLPLNHYDVFVNISGGIRIKESSADLAVIASIISSFRDRPLSKESAFIGEVSLTGEIKDVYSIDMRLKEAQAQGIKKAICAQKPSTKLEIKVFAVDEVTKMLELF; encoded by the coding sequence ATGGCGAAAAAGAAAAGATCTTTATTTGAATGTCAACACTGTGGAGAACAAGCAACAAAGTGGTTAGGAAAATGTCCTAATTGTGGTGCTTGGGATAGCTTTATAGAATTAAATGAAGAACAACAAGAAGTTTTAAAAAAAACAACAAAACTAGTATCTACAACATCAAAAGCAAAATCAATCACTCAAGTCAAGCAAGATGATATCACAAGATTTAGTTCAAATAACAGTGAATTTGACTTAGTTTTAGGAGGAGGTATAGTTCCTGGAAGCTTAACATTAATTGGAGGAAGTCCAGGTGTTGGAAAATCAACTTTACTTTTAAAAGTAGCTGGAAATATCGCACAAAGTAATAAAAAAGTTTTATATGTTTCAGGAGAAGAGAGTGCGGGACAAATAAAACTAAGAGCAAATAGACTTGAAGCAAATCATGATGACTTATATTTATTAAGTGAAATTAAACTTGAAGAGATAATGGATGAATTATTAAGAGAAAATTATGAAGTAGTAATTATTGACTCTATACAAACAATTTATTCAGCAGCTTTAACTTCAGCTCCTGGTTCAGTTTCACAAGTAAGAGAGATAACTTTTGAACTTATGAGAAAAGCAAAAGATACTGATATTGCTATGTTTATTATTGGACATATTACTAAAGATGGTGCAATTGCAGGTCCAAGAGTATTAGAGCATATGGTTGATACTGTTTTATATTTTGAAGGTGATGCAAGTAAAGAAATACGAATGCTAAGAGGTTTTAAAAATAGATTTGGCTCAACATCAGAAATAGGTATTTTTGAAATGACAAATGAGGGATTAGTTAGTGCAAAAGATATAGCTTCAAAATTTTTTGATAAATCTAAACCACAAAGTGGTTCTGCTTTGACAGTTGCTATGGAAGGAAGTCGTGCACTTATTCTTGAAGTTCAAGCTTTAGTTACAGAAAGTACCCATCCAAATCCAAAAAGAAGTGCCACAGGCTTTGATGCAAATAGATTAAATATGCTTTTAGCACTACTTGAGAAAAAAATTGATTTACCTTTAAACCATTATGATGTATTTGTAAATATAAGTGGAGGAATAAGAATAAAAGAGAGTTCTGCTGATTTAGCAGTAATTGCAAGTATTATAAGCTCTTTTAGAGATAGACCATTATCAAAAGAGTCTGCATTTATTGGTGAAGTTTCATTAACTGGTGAGATAAAAGATGTATATTCAATTGATATGAGATTAAAAGAGGCTCAAGCACAAGGAATAAAAAAAGCAATATGTGCACAAAAGCCATCAACAAAACTTGAAATAAAAGTTTTTGCTGTTGATGAAGTTACAAAAATGTTAGAACTATTTTAA